One genomic segment of Ferrimonas sp. YFM includes these proteins:
- the fliN gene encoding flagellar motor switch protein FliN, with protein MSNDDDLFSQDDLADEWASALAEQDDAVQQVELEDFNEPKPSSGISDDERKKLDSILDIPVTISMEVGRSSISIRNLLQLNQGSVVELDRVAGEPLDVMVNGTLIAHGEVVVVNEKFGIRLTDVISQTERIKKLK; from the coding sequence ATGAGTAACGACGACGATCTGTTTAGCCAGGACGACCTGGCCGATGAGTGGGCCTCGGCCCTGGCAGAGCAGGATGATGCGGTCCAGCAGGTTGAGCTCGAGGACTTCAATGAGCCAAAGCCAAGCAGCGGCATCAGCGACGACGAGCGCAAGAAGCTGGACTCCATCCTGGATATTCCGGTGACCATCTCCATGGAGGTGGGTCGCAGCAGCATCAGCATCCGCAACCTGCTGCAGCTGAACCAGGGCTCGGTGGTGGAGCTGGACCGGGTGGCCGGTGAGCCCCTGGATGTGATGGTCAACGGAACCCTGATCGCCCACGGCGAAGTGGTGGTGGTGAACGAAAAATTCGGTATCCGTCTGACCGACGTGATCAGCCAGACTGAGCGAATCAAGAAACTCAAATAA
- the fliO gene encoding flagellar biosynthetic protein FliO — MRLLLLPLLLLSLPAAAEPVSSGEQLATTIATLVGVVALILVLALVARKMNLPTKLVGKIRLIASLPLGTKERVAVIQVGEQQYLIGVSAGGIQLLDKLETPIEAPQGADFAKVLSRVNKESKS, encoded by the coding sequence ATGCGATTGTTACTATTGCCCCTGTTGCTGCTCAGCCTGCCCGCCGCGGCGGAGCCGGTCTCCTCCGGCGAGCAGCTGGCCACCACCATCGCCACCCTGGTGGGCGTGGTGGCCCTGATTCTGGTTCTGGCCCTGGTTGCCCGCAAAATGAACTTGCCCACCAAACTGGTGGGCAAGATTCGTCTTATCGCCAGCCTTCCCCTTGGCACCAAGGAGCGGGTGGCGGTGATTCAGGTGGGGGAGCAGCAGTACCTGATTGGTGTCAGCGCCGGCGGCATCCAGCTGCTGGACAAGCTGGAGACCCCCATCGAAGCCCCCCAGGGCGCAGACTTTGCCAAGGTGCTCTCCCGGGTGAACAAGGAGTCCAAG